A single Tuberibacillus sp. Marseille-P3662 DNA region contains:
- a CDS encoding S66 family peptidase: MNRLTLGSKIGIFSSSSPITYTSPTRFERSKDFLTNKGFSIEEGHLTKKYDGYRSGSIQARADEVNHLLRDPDVHCLMATVGGTNTNAILPYIDYEAFRRNPKVIVGYSDTTALLFALYAQTGIPTFYGPALIPSFGEFPPFVNDTYQYFKDLFVSELSYPYHLPMLSVWTDEPINWDTPTKTKEKEQHTNKWISLKDGVSEGRLIAGNLNTMYGIWGSPYMPDIRNGDILMIEDSLKDAATVEKNFSLLKVNGVFDRIGGLILGKHELFDDQGTGKKPYDILLEVIGEPTFPILADFDSCHTHPMIPLPIGTHVKLDTYKKEVTLTEDPFNLNVSKQ; this comes from the coding sequence ATGAATCGACTGACATTGGGCTCAAAGATCGGTATTTTCTCATCCTCGAGCCCTATTACCTACACCTCGCCAACGCGCTTTGAACGATCTAAGGATTTCCTCACTAACAAAGGATTTTCAATTGAAGAAGGTCATCTGACGAAAAAATATGACGGCTACCGCTCAGGATCGATTCAAGCGCGGGCAGACGAAGTGAATCATCTACTTAGGGATCCTGATGTTCATTGTTTAATGGCGACCGTCGGCGGTACAAATACGAATGCTATTCTTCCGTATATCGATTATGAGGCATTTAGGCGCAATCCCAAAGTCATTGTAGGTTATTCGGATACAACGGCTCTGTTATTCGCCTTGTATGCCCAAACCGGTATCCCGACATTTTACGGACCGGCACTCATCCCGTCGTTTGGGGAATTTCCTCCTTTCGTCAACGATACCTATCAATATTTTAAGGATCTATTCGTGTCCGAACTATCGTATCCTTATCATTTACCGATGCTTTCTGTTTGGACCGATGAACCCATTAATTGGGATACGCCAACTAAAACTAAAGAGAAGGAACAGCACACCAATAAATGGATTAGTTTAAAAGACGGCGTTTCCGAAGGTCGATTGATTGCCGGCAACCTAAATACGATGTACGGCATATGGGGAAGTCCTTATATGCCTGATATTCGAAACGGTGACATCCTAATGATTGAGGATAGTTTAAAAGATGCAGCCACTGTTGAGAAAAACTTCTCCCTATTAAAAGTCAATGGGGTCTTCGATCGCATTGGCGGTTTAATTCTTGGCAAACATGAGTTATTTGATGACCAAGGCACGGGCAAGAAACCCTACGACATTTTGCTTGAAGTGATCGGGGAACCGACATTTCCTATTCTTGCTGACTTCGATAGCTGCCACACTCATCCGATGATTCCGCTACCCATTGGCACCCATGTCAAGTTAGATACTTACAAAAAAGAGGTCACACTAACAGAAGATCCTTTTAATTTGAACGTATCCAAGCAGTAG